One segment of Shewanella piezotolerans WP3 DNA contains the following:
- the nagB gene encoding glucosamine-6-phosphate deaminase — translation MQIVILKDSAAVAAYGANIFIKQLQKRSHSVLGLATGSTPVSLYQQLIEATKAGNISFSNATTFNLDEYLGLAGTHPQSYRYFMKQQLFDHIDIDQTNTHVPPGDAANPIAACQGYEQQIEAAGGIDIQLLGIGRNGHIGFNEPSSGLMSRTRVKTLTKATIDDNARFFEADEYQPHLSITMGIGTIMDAKKVVLLATGANKAEAIKATVEGPLTAACPASALQMHKDVVLVIDEAAAASLSDCDFYKHIEAENQKLMARLGL, via the coding sequence ATGCAAATCGTAATATTAAAAGACAGCGCTGCAGTCGCGGCCTATGGCGCAAATATCTTTATAAAGCAGCTGCAGAAGAGATCGCACTCAGTGCTGGGCTTAGCAACAGGGTCAACGCCAGTATCGCTTTATCAGCAGTTAATTGAAGCGACTAAGGCTGGCAATATTTCATTTTCTAATGCCACGACTTTTAATCTCGATGAATATCTAGGTCTTGCAGGTACTCACCCACAAAGTTACCGTTACTTTATGAAGCAGCAATTGTTTGATCATATCGATATTGATCAAACAAACACTCACGTACCACCAGGTGATGCAGCTAATCCTATTGCGGCTTGCCAAGGCTATGAACAGCAGATTGAGGCTGCGGGTGGTATCGACATCCAGCTATTAGGGATAGGGCGTAATGGTCATATTGGTTTTAACGAGCCGTCATCGGGTTTAATGTCGCGCACTCGAGTAAAGACTTTAACCAAAGCAACAATTGACGATAATGCACGTTTCTTTGAAGCCGATGAGTACCAACCGCATCTGTCGATTACCATGGGGATAGGCACCATCATGGATGCCAAGAAAGTCGTGCTATTAGCGACAGGCGCCAATAAAGCTGAAGCGATTAAGGCGACAGTCGAAGGTCCGTTAACTGCTGCATGCCCTGCATCGGCGCTACAGATGCATAAAGATGTGGTACTAGTGATAGATGAAGCGGCGGCTGCGAGTTTGTCTGACTGTGATTTTTACAAGCATATAGAGGCTGAAAACCAGAAGCTGATGGCCAGACTCGGGCTGTAA
- a CDS encoding PQQ-dependent sugar dehydrogenase: MKLVLKQLTVSISLLLPSIANAALPIDKITLPAGFEISTYAANVPNARQMTLGDKGTLFVGSRKAGKVHALIDSNNDDQADVMFEVASDLFLPSGITFHQGDLYVAEVDKIWRYRNIEASLPKIPEPELVYDKLPNKSHHGWKFIRFGPDGLLYIPVGAPCNVCESDAPFASIIKLNVDTKQVTTVAKGVRNSVGFDFHPHTGDLWFTDNGRDMMGDDLPDDELNHVTKEGQHFGFPYIHNADILDPEFGKKASSINNQPPALNLGAHVAALGMEFYQGEQFPAGYKNSIFIAEHGSWNRSSKVGYRIVNVKLDGNQVAHADVFASGWLQGEQSWGRPAAVLTLNDGSLLISDDAANAIYRISYKGK; encoded by the coding sequence ATGAAGCTTGTGCTAAAACAACTGACCGTTTCAATTAGTTTACTACTGCCCTCAATCGCAAATGCAGCACTACCAATTGATAAAATAACCCTCCCTGCGGGATTTGAAATATCCACCTACGCAGCCAATGTACCAAACGCTCGTCAGATGACGCTTGGAGATAAAGGCACGCTATTTGTCGGTAGCCGCAAAGCTGGCAAAGTCCATGCGCTAATAGACAGTAACAATGACGACCAAGCAGATGTAATGTTTGAAGTGGCTAGCGATCTTTTTCTGCCATCAGGGATTACTTTTCACCAAGGCGATTTATATGTTGCTGAGGTGGATAAGATTTGGCGCTACCGCAATATAGAAGCAAGTCTGCCTAAAATACCAGAGCCAGAATTGGTGTATGACAAGCTGCCTAACAAGTCACATCATGGCTGGAAATTCATCCGCTTTGGTCCGGACGGTTTACTTTATATCCCCGTTGGCGCGCCCTGCAATGTGTGTGAAAGTGACGCTCCTTTTGCCAGTATCATTAAACTCAATGTTGATACTAAGCAAGTCACTACTGTGGCTAAGGGAGTTCGCAACAGCGTCGGTTTTGATTTCCACCCACACACTGGCGATTTATGGTTTACCGATAATGGCCGAGACATGATGGGCGATGATCTACCCGATGATGAACTCAACCATGTGACTAAAGAGGGACAACATTTTGGTTTTCCCTATATACATAACGCCGATATTCTCGACCCTGAGTTTGGTAAGAAAGCCAGTAGTATTAACAACCAGCCACCCGCGCTCAATTTAGGTGCCCATGTGGCAGCATTAGGCATGGAGTTTTATCAGGGAGAACAATTCCCCGCTGGTTACAAAAACAGTATCTTTATTGCGGAGCACGGCTCTTGGAATCGCAGCAGTAAAGTTGGCTACCGTATTGTTAATGTGAAGCTTGATGGTAACCAAGTCGCGCACGCAGATGTATTCGCTTCTGGTTGGTTGCAAGGAGAGCAAAGCTGGGGCAGACCCGCTGCAGTGTTGACCCTAAATGATGGTTCATTATTGATCTCAGATGATGCGGCTAATGCTATCTATCGCATTAGTTATAAAGGTAAGTAA
- a CDS encoding GH36-type glycosyl hydrolase domain-containing protein: MPVVKANAPLFSMSQHSVQLNSATAMPKASGFLWNRQMMLHMNCRGYATAQFMQPEPAKYSHGPMLEAKTFMQPEHSYFAHHPGRFFYIKNEDTNELFSVPYEPVRCRSQSFSFVQSSAAINWLVECFGLSVSIEVNLSASDPLEMWQFEVKNTRDSAVNISIYPYFSIGYMSWMNQSATFDSACNGIVATSVTPYQKVEDYPKLKDFKDLTFLIAEDKPDSWTANQYGFEGEGGLASPDAINTPLLASKVSAYEPPVAVMQYRHRLLPDEIRRHRFVFGPATNKAEVKQNRQRHFGDPKAFSTQQQRYIDYIESGKGCLNINCGDPLFDPFFNQWLPRQMFYHGDVNRLSTDPQTRNFLQDNMGMSYINPTTARQSFLLAMSQQLSSGAMPDGVLLSEIAELKYINQIPHTDHCVWLPICVSAYLNETGDISLLGEQVKFADSEQTLSVHRHIELALGWLIQRRDSRGLSYIEQGDWCDPMNMVGHKGRGVSSWLSLATAFALQQWAEINQRLNKDSQRLLATATEINAAVNQHCWDQDWFARGITDDNVAFGVKADAEGSIYLNPQSWALMSKAVDAEQTTKILAAVEKQLMTPYGPMMLAPAYTAMREDVGRLTQKYPGSAENGSVYNHAAVFYAYSLCLIGEHQRAFEILIKMLPSQRDALIRGQLPTFIPNYYRGAYFQHPQQAGRSSQLFNTGTLAWYYRCIVEEIVGVKGELGCLVIEPHLPKEWPKVELRRMFNGIELNIKIEQAVVEQMSIKVNGEQIEDNHLQGLVASKSYQVEVLVPKTAAQQNAVMEAV, encoded by the coding sequence ATGCCCGTGGTTAAAGCTAATGCACCTCTTTTCTCTATGAGTCAACACAGTGTGCAGTTAAATAGCGCCACCGCGATGCCCAAAGCTTCGGGCTTCTTGTGGAATAGACAGATGATGTTACATATGAATTGTCGCGGCTACGCAACTGCACAATTCATGCAGCCAGAACCAGCAAAATACAGCCATGGACCAATGCTAGAAGCTAAAACGTTTATGCAGCCTGAGCATAGTTATTTTGCGCATCATCCAGGGCGGTTTTTCTATATCAAAAATGAAGATACTAACGAGCTATTTTCCGTGCCTTATGAGCCCGTTCGATGTCGCTCGCAATCTTTTAGTTTTGTGCAATCTAGCGCTGCAATAAATTGGCTGGTGGAGTGTTTTGGCCTATCGGTTTCAATTGAAGTTAATCTGTCTGCGAGTGACCCACTTGAGATGTGGCAGTTCGAGGTTAAAAACACTCGCGATAGCGCAGTTAATATCAGTATCTACCCCTACTTCTCGATTGGATACATGTCGTGGATGAATCAGAGTGCAACTTTTGACTCTGCTTGTAATGGCATCGTGGCGACGAGTGTTACGCCTTATCAAAAGGTGGAGGATTACCCAAAGCTGAAGGATTTTAAAGACCTAACCTTTTTAATTGCAGAGGATAAACCCGATAGCTGGACGGCAAATCAATATGGCTTTGAAGGAGAGGGCGGCTTGGCCAGTCCCGACGCAATCAATACTCCGCTATTAGCCAGCAAAGTAAGCGCTTATGAGCCGCCTGTCGCGGTGATGCAGTATCGTCATCGTTTGCTGCCGGATGAGATTAGGCGGCATCGCTTTGTGTTTGGACCAGCGACTAATAAAGCTGAGGTTAAGCAGAACCGTCAGCGCCACTTTGGTGACCCCAAAGCGTTTTCTACGCAGCAACAGCGCTACATAGATTATATTGAGTCTGGTAAAGGTTGTTTAAATATTAATTGTGGTGATCCGCTGTTCGATCCGTTTTTTAATCAATGGTTGCCGCGGCAAATGTTTTATCACGGCGATGTCAATCGCTTGAGCACCGATCCACAAACACGTAATTTTCTGCAAGACAATATGGGCATGAGCTACATCAATCCTACTACTGCTCGGCAATCTTTTTTATTGGCGATGTCGCAGCAGTTATCTTCAGGTGCTATGCCCGATGGAGTGTTGCTGAGTGAAATTGCAGAGCTTAAATATATCAATCAAATTCCCCATACAGACCACTGTGTTTGGCTGCCTATCTGCGTGAGCGCTTATCTCAATGAGACTGGGGATATTTCGTTGTTAGGTGAGCAGGTTAAGTTTGCTGACAGTGAGCAAACCTTGAGTGTGCATCGCCATATTGAGTTGGCTTTAGGCTGGTTAATACAGCGTAGAGATAGCCGTGGCCTTAGCTATATTGAACAAGGTGACTGGTGCGATCCAATGAATATGGTGGGCCATAAAGGGCGTGGGGTTTCTAGCTGGTTATCTTTAGCGACTGCATTTGCACTGCAGCAATGGGCTGAGATAAACCAAAGGTTAAATAAAGATAGCCAGCGTCTACTCGCAACTGCAACTGAAATTAATGCGGCAGTCAATCAACATTGCTGGGATCAAGACTGGTTTGCTAGGGGAATAACCGATGACAATGTTGCCTTTGGGGTTAAGGCTGATGCTGAAGGTTCTATCTACCTTAACCCCCAAAGCTGGGCACTAATGAGCAAGGCTGTTGATGCCGAGCAAACCACGAAAATACTTGCTGCCGTTGAGAAACAGTTGATGACGCCCTATGGCCCTATGATGTTGGCCCCGGCTTACACCGCAATGCGTGAAGATGTGGGGCGGCTAACGCAAAAGTATCCTGGCTCAGCTGAGAACGGCAGTGTTTATAATCATGCAGCGGTATTTTATGCCTATAGCTTATGCTTGATTGGCGAGCATCAAAGGGCATTTGAGATCCTCATTAAAATGCTGCCTAGTCAGCGTGATGCGCTCATTCGAGGTCAGTTACCTACTTTTATCCCAAATTATTATCGCGGCGCATATTTTCAACATCCGCAACAGGCTGGGCGTAGCAGTCAGCTGTTTAATACCGGCACTTTGGCTTGGTATTACCGCTGCATTGTGGAAGAGATAGTGGGGGTGAAAGGTGAGTTAGGTTGTTTGGTTATAGAGCCGCATCTTCCAAAAGAGTGGCCGAAAGTGGAATTGCGACGGATGTTTAATGGGATAGAGCTGAACATCAAAATTGAGCAAGCTGTGGTTGAGCAAATGAGCATCAAGGTGAATGGTGAGCAGATTGAAGATAATCATCTACAAGGGTTAGTCGCAAGCAAAAGTTACCAAGTGGAAGTGCTGGTTCCAAAGACTGCTGCGCAGCAAAATGCTGTCATGGAGGCTGTATGA
- a CDS encoding pseudouridine synthase — MTLSDQEQACTIKDDISHQHFKIYKPYGFLSQFLPEARKRKKLLGELFSFPSKTMAIGRLDHDSEGLLLLTTDGMMSHQIRSKGIEKEYYVQVDGDITASAITALQLGVEIGINGEKYQTLPCNVFRLTEEPQLPVRGRKIRDPRHGPTSWVSITLCEGKNRQIRKMTAAVGFATLRLVRVRIGNIFVGGMQAGDVTPLSDFNAALKPKP, encoded by the coding sequence ATGACGTTAAGCGATCAAGAGCAAGCCTGCACTATTAAAGATGACATCAGTCATCAGCACTTTAAAATCTATAAACCTTATGGTTTTCTGAGCCAGTTTCTACCTGAAGCCCGTAAACGCAAAAAGCTACTCGGTGAACTGTTTAGTTTCCCCAGCAAAACCATGGCGATAGGTAGACTAGATCATGATTCAGAGGGATTATTATTGTTGACGACTGACGGCATGATGAGTCATCAAATCCGCAGTAAAGGCATCGAAAAAGAGTATTACGTACAAGTCGATGGTGATATCACAGCCAGCGCGATAACTGCGTTACAACTAGGTGTAGAGATCGGTATTAACGGCGAGAAGTATCAAACATTGCCCTGCAATGTTTTTAGGTTGACTGAGGAACCACAGCTACCAGTAAGAGGCCGTAAGATCCGCGATCCTAGGCATGGTCCAACAAGCTGGGTGTCAATAACGCTATGCGAAGGTAAAAACCGGCAGATAAGAAAAATGACCGCTGCAGTGGGTTTTGCCACACTAAGGTTGGTCAGAGTCAGAATTGGCAACATATTTGTTGGTGGTATGCAGGCTGGCGATGTTACGCCTCTATCAGATTTTAATGCGGCGCTAAAGCCAAAGCCTTAG
- a CDS encoding gluconokinase: MNTSSTLPQLIIVMGVSGCGKSTLAQRLSNVLAAQFIEADDFHSAAAKASMEQGIALTDEQRQPWIGRLLHQVSNLTEQQTAVLAFSGLKRAHRDCFRALGYRTLFIWLAVDEMEVLQRLSNRKDHFFPASLLKSQLSALEQPTDEPDVLILCQNENIEEQIVRLLKVFSIKAIRGC; encoded by the coding sequence ATGAATACCAGCTCCACACTACCGCAATTGATTATTGTAATGGGCGTTAGTGGTTGTGGTAAATCAACACTAGCGCAGCGACTTTCAAACGTATTAGCGGCTCAGTTTATTGAGGCTGATGACTTCCATAGTGCAGCTGCTAAGGCCAGCATGGAGCAAGGTATTGCGTTAACTGATGAGCAGAGACAACCATGGATTGGCAGGCTATTGCATCAGGTCAGTAACCTGACTGAGCAGCAAACGGCTGTTTTGGCATTTTCTGGACTCAAAAGAGCACATAGAGATTGCTTTAGGGCGCTCGGTTATCGCACCCTGTTTATCTGGTTAGCCGTCGATGAAATGGAGGTTTTACAGCGGCTCAGCAATCGCAAAGATCACTTTTTTCCAGCTTCATTATTGAAAAGCCAGCTTAGCGCGTTGGAGCAACCGACCGATGAACCCGATGTTTTAATACTGTGTCAGAATGAGAATATCGAAGAGCAAATAGTACGGCTCTTAAAAGTATTTTCAATCAAAGCTATTAGGGGCTGTTGA
- a CDS encoding MAPEG family protein, protein MTIPLWCLGIVALLPYLLAGLGGYYKKTQLGYIDSENPREQFKLLTGNAIRVLPAQQNAWEALGLFTATVLIAHLAGANAELSAFASIIFVLTRLVHPFLYIGNYAKARSAIVILGLLSCIFMILLASMA, encoded by the coding sequence ATGACGATACCATTATGGTGTTTAGGCATAGTCGCTTTACTGCCGTACTTGCTCGCGGGGCTTGGTGGCTATTATAAAAAGACTCAGCTTGGGTATATTGATAGCGAAAACCCGAGAGAGCAGTTCAAGTTACTCACCGGTAATGCTATTAGAGTGCTACCAGCACAGCAAAATGCTTGGGAGGCTTTAGGGTTGTTTACTGCTACGGTGTTGATTGCGCATTTAGCTGGCGCTAATGCAGAATTAAGTGCGTTTGCATCCATTATTTTTGTGTTGACTCGGTTAGTTCACCCATTTCTGTATATTGGAAACTATGCTAAGGCCCGATCAGCGATCGTTATATTGGGTTTGTTGAGCTGTATCTTTATGATACTTCTCGCGAGCATGGCATAA
- a CDS encoding sugar-binding protein — MTSSDKCLKSWLPVALLLTTSITSFAYEAPFAVKAPVIDAVADEPIWQQGKWYQIDQLILGTPPSHEDFSGRFKLAWTKEHLYLLVEIKDDILFDQYADPLTSYWDDDCLEIFIDEDHSGGEHQFNFNAFAYHIALDNQAVDIGPNYQDGQTQVLLLNQHVESRWQRQSTADNRIVWEVSLEVHDASFSVSGASNSRVSLTDGKTMGFMLAYCDNDGSKEREHFIGSQSIEAVNGDKNLGYKNADVFGELKLLKAVR; from the coding sequence ATGACCTCGTCAGATAAATGCTTAAAGTCATGGTTGCCAGTGGCGCTATTGCTGACTACATCAATAACTAGTTTTGCCTATGAGGCGCCTTTTGCTGTAAAGGCACCGGTAATTGATGCGGTTGCTGATGAGCCCATTTGGCAGCAAGGGAAATGGTACCAGATAGATCAGCTTATTTTGGGGACACCGCCTAGTCATGAGGACTTTAGCGGGCGTTTTAAGCTTGCATGGACTAAAGAGCACTTATATTTGTTGGTGGAGATCAAAGACGACATTTTATTTGATCAATATGCAGATCCTTTAACAAGTTACTGGGATGATGATTGCTTAGAAATTTTTATTGATGAAGACCATTCTGGTGGTGAGCACCAGTTTAACTTTAACGCCTTTGCTTATCATATCGCACTGGATAACCAAGCTGTTGATATCGGCCCGAATTATCAAGATGGCCAAACGCAAGTTTTGCTGTTGAATCAGCATGTAGAAAGTCGTTGGCAACGGCAAAGTACGGCCGATAATAGGATTGTTTGGGAGGTCAGCTTAGAGGTGCATGACGCTAGCTTTTCAGTGAGTGGAGCAAGCAACTCTAGAGTCAGCTTAACAGATGGGAAAACGATGGGCTTTATGCTGGCTTACTGTGACAATGATGGCTCAAAAGAGCGGGAACACTTTATTGGTTCCCAGTCTATAGAAGCGGTTAACGGCGACAAAAACCTAGGCTACAAGAATGCTGATGTGTTTGGCGAACTAAAGCTATTGAAAGCCGTGCGATAA
- a CDS encoding SRPBCC family protein yields the protein MLKKFSIAVLILIALPFIIALFVQKEYSVVTNITIDKPVAEVFDYVKYLKNQDNFSVWAQMDPDMVKSYRGTDGTVGFVSRWESQLEDVGIGEQEIMRIDEGKRIDFELRFFSPFESTDPAFMSTEAVGTNQTRVQWGFDGHLDYPMNLMFLFLDFETMIGNDLNQGLVQLKQELEAQ from the coding sequence ATGCTAAAAAAATTCTCAATAGCGGTACTGATACTCATCGCGCTGCCCTTTATTATCGCGCTATTCGTACAGAAAGAGTATTCGGTAGTGACTAATATCACCATCGATAAACCTGTGGCTGAAGTGTTTGATTATGTGAAGTATTTAAAGAATCAGGATAACTTCAGCGTCTGGGCACAGATGGATCCTGATATGGTTAAAAGCTATCGCGGTACAGATGGAACCGTAGGTTTTGTATCTCGATGGGAAAGCCAGTTGGAGGATGTTGGAATCGGTGAGCAGGAGATCATGCGTATTGACGAAGGCAAGCGTATTGATTTCGAGTTGCGATTCTTTTCGCCTTTTGAGTCAACCGACCCCGCTTTTATGAGCACAGAAGCCGTAGGTACTAACCAAACTCGGGTGCAGTGGGGTTTTGATGGCCATTTAGATTACCCAATGAATCTAATGTTTCTGTTTCTTGATTTTGAAACCATGATTGGCAACGATCTTAATCAGGGGTTAGTGCAATTGAAACAAGAGCTTGAAGCTCAGTAA
- a CDS encoding putative bifunctional diguanylate cyclase/phosphodiesterase: MIEIDVSDTQQVQWGTSIDMLARVSSCGVALLRMGHDGCFNVFSATRVSDSYLERLCQNCTQQTFSNSQRSSSVSPVNPQQVIRPLAANEQYFEIDLSCSMPIYWPSQALFGYLCITQENPQTNASLSKTDLRLLLKQSADSMELDLSKIYRDYSKGIQRTADKPLNVSLQQFIDAMKEHVWMKDAEGRYIIVNQSVEMAWELSREQILEHTDEELFTPQLAQQFIEGDKESITKGVQVTAGECKGLDIGNVESWLETTKVPVVSEAGELSGIIGISRNISTHKAAQDQLELASRVFENSVEGVLITDVDGIIIDAHGAYTEITGFEKSELIGQNPRVFNSGRHDKAFFESLWQSLLGSGKWHGEIWNRRKNGAVFPQLLTISAVYGDEHQIRYFVAVFADLSTQKKNEAELAHLAFHDPLTKLPNRMAVTSRLEQEIRLANRSEYQLGVIYIDVDLFKQVNESFGHVIGDEVLVELSQRLTLAIGSLATIARLGGDEFAVILPNIESSDMLLLRLSKLPQIFERPFMLGEHAPVRLTASMGVALYPQDGRDSSTLLVNADAAMHRAKQDGRNNYAFYTQSLTYESVAHLKLQSALHDALAQEAFYLVYQPKVDCKTKALSGFEALLRWNDPLLGSISPAIFIPVAEKIGLIQEIGRWVLQQACEQGVSWLAEGKDFGRIAVNVAGPQLQRRTFVNEVADVLKATGLPANRLELEVTESCMMSDPESVGRDLILLADMGIVLSIDDFGTGYSSLNYLKKLPINKLKIDQGFVRDIPEDANNTAIAKAVIALGRSLNLKVIAEGVETPEQAMFFADNGCDEAQGYLFSKPKAASELEHFFEVPYCV, encoded by the coding sequence ATGATAGAGATTGATGTCTCAGATACTCAACAAGTTCAGTGGGGAACCTCCATTGACATGCTTGCGCGTGTTTCTAGTTGTGGAGTTGCACTATTAAGGATGGGCCATGATGGCTGTTTTAATGTGTTTTCAGCAACAAGGGTGAGTGACTCTTATTTAGAGCGCCTCTGTCAAAATTGTACTCAACAAACTTTTTCGAATTCACAGCGATCAAGCTCAGTAAGCCCAGTAAATCCGCAACAAGTGATTAGACCTCTAGCGGCCAATGAGCAATATTTTGAAATTGACTTAAGCTGTTCAATGCCAATCTATTGGCCTTCACAGGCTCTGTTTGGTTATCTATGCATCACCCAAGAAAACCCTCAAACTAACGCTTCATTGAGTAAGACAGATTTAAGGTTATTGCTTAAACAGTCTGCCGATAGTATGGAGTTGGATCTAAGCAAGATTTACCGTGATTACAGTAAAGGGATTCAACGTACTGCTGATAAGCCGCTGAACGTGAGTTTGCAGCAATTTATCGACGCAATGAAAGAGCATGTGTGGATGAAGGATGCTGAAGGCCGCTATATTATTGTTAACCAAAGCGTCGAAATGGCCTGGGAGCTATCAAGGGAACAGATCCTCGAACATACCGATGAGGAGTTGTTTACTCCACAACTGGCGCAGCAGTTTATTGAAGGCGATAAAGAGTCGATCACCAAAGGCGTGCAAGTCACAGCAGGTGAGTGCAAAGGACTGGATATTGGTAATGTCGAATCTTGGTTAGAGACCACTAAAGTGCCTGTTGTCAGCGAGGCTGGAGAGCTTTCCGGTATTATTGGTATCTCCCGTAATATCTCGACCCATAAAGCTGCGCAAGATCAACTCGAACTAGCATCACGTGTATTTGAAAACTCGGTAGAAGGGGTGCTAATTACTGACGTCGATGGCATCATTATTGATGCTCATGGCGCTTATACCGAGATTACTGGCTTTGAAAAAAGCGAGCTAATTGGCCAAAATCCGCGGGTGTTTAACTCTGGTCGTCATGATAAAGCATTTTTTGAGTCATTGTGGCAGTCCCTGCTCGGTAGCGGTAAGTGGCATGGTGAGATCTGGAATCGACGCAAGAACGGCGCAGTATTCCCGCAACTACTAACTATAAGTGCAGTTTATGGTGATGAACATCAAATCCGCTATTTTGTTGCTGTGTTTGCTGATCTATCGACCCAGAAAAAGAATGAGGCAGAACTGGCCCATTTAGCCTTCCATGATCCGTTAACTAAGCTGCCTAATCGGATGGCGGTGACCTCTCGCTTAGAACAAGAGATCAGATTGGCAAACCGAAGCGAATATCAGTTAGGTGTTATTTACATCGACGTTGATCTCTTCAAACAGGTTAACGAGAGCTTTGGTCATGTTATTGGTGACGAAGTACTGGTTGAGTTAAGTCAGCGTTTAACGTTAGCTATAGGGAGCCTGGCAACCATTGCCCGCCTAGGCGGTGATGAGTTTGCAGTAATATTACCTAATATTGAAAGCAGCGATATGCTATTGCTGCGGCTCAGTAAATTGCCGCAGATTTTTGAGCGGCCCTTTATGCTGGGTGAACATGCGCCAGTGAGGCTTACTGCAAGCATGGGGGTTGCTCTCTATCCACAAGATGGTCGTGACTCCAGTACATTATTGGTTAATGCTGATGCTGCTATGCACAGAGCCAAGCAAGATGGCCGTAATAACTATGCTTTTTATACTCAGTCTTTGACGTATGAATCGGTCGCCCACCTTAAGTTACAAAGTGCGTTGCATGATGCGCTGGCTCAAGAGGCCTTTTACTTGGTTTACCAACCAAAAGTTGATTGTAAGACCAAGGCATTAAGCGGTTTTGAAGCGCTGCTTCGCTGGAATGATCCGCTATTAGGTAGCATTTCTCCGGCTATTTTTATTCCTGTTGCTGAGAAGATAGGCCTTATTCAGGAGATTGGGCGTTGGGTATTACAGCAAGCTTGTGAACAGGGGGTTAGTTGGCTGGCTGAGGGCAAAGATTTTGGCCGTATAGCGGTCAATGTTGCGGGACCGCAGCTGCAACGGCGCACCTTTGTCAATGAAGTCGCCGATGTGCTTAAGGCGACAGGGTTGCCTGCAAATCGTCTTGAATTAGAAGTGACAGAAAGCTGTATGATGTCAGATCCTGAATCGGTTGGGCGCGATCTTATTTTGCTGGCTGATATGGGCATTGTACTTTCAATAGACGATTTTGGTACCGGCTACTCTTCGCTCAATTACCTTAAAAAATTACCGATAAATAAGCTGAAAATCGATCAAGGTTTTGTCAGAGATATCCCTGAGGATGCCAATAATACTGCTATCGCTAAGGCTGTCATTGCATTGGGTCGTTCTCTTAACTTGAAAGTGATCGCAGAGGGGGTTGAAACGCCCGAGCAAGCAATGTTTTTTGCCGACAATGGCTGCGATGAAGCCCAAGGTTATTTGTTCAGTAAACCTAAAGCTGCATCTGAATTGGAACACTTTTTTGAAGTACCATATTGCGTCTAA